In Shouchella patagoniensis, the following are encoded in one genomic region:
- the argF gene encoding ornithine carbamoyltransferase, whose translation MQETAFDLTGRDLLTLLDYSPEEVAYLLEQAKQLKVDHKSGISDKRLAGKSLGMIFENASTRTRVSFEVGMTQLGGHSLFLSSRDLQIGRGEPIKDTANVLSRYVDAIMIRTNSHEVVSEFATHATVPVINALTDSYHPCQALADGLTILEHKGTFKGVKLVYIGDGNNVAHSLLALGAKTGMDVTIASPEGHEVDSEIYNKAKKAAEKTGAKLEQCQDPQLAVVGADVIYTDVWTSMGFESEQAERLSAFAAFQVNEELLKNAKPDYIFLHCLPAHRGEEVSTDIIDGIHSAVYDQAENRLHVQKSVLVATMSNS comes from the coding sequence ATGCAAGAAACTGCATTCGATTTAACGGGTAGAGATCTATTGACTCTACTTGATTATTCGCCTGAAGAAGTAGCTTATTTACTTGAACAGGCAAAGCAATTAAAAGTAGATCATAAAAGTGGAATAAGTGATAAAAGATTAGCGGGCAAGTCTTTAGGCATGATTTTTGAAAATGCATCAACCAGAACGCGCGTTTCGTTTGAAGTTGGAATGACACAACTAGGTGGACATTCGCTATTTTTAAGCTCTCGTGATCTACAAATAGGTAGAGGAGAACCAATTAAAGATACTGCTAATGTTTTATCCCGTTATGTTGACGCCATCATGATTCGAACAAATTCCCATGAGGTAGTTTCTGAATTTGCTACCCATGCAACTGTGCCAGTAATTAATGCCTTGACAGATTCTTATCATCCCTGTCAGGCACTTGCTGATGGGTTAACGATTCTTGAGCATAAAGGGACGTTCAAAGGAGTGAAACTCGTTTATATTGGCGATGGTAACAATGTTGCCCACTCATTGCTAGCACTTGGAGCAAAAACAGGAATGGATGTGACAATTGCGAGCCCGGAAGGTCATGAAGTAGATAGTGAGATCTATAATAAGGCAAAAAAAGCAGCAGAGAAAACAGGCGCTAAGCTCGAACAATGTCAAGATCCGCAATTGGCAGTGGTAGGTGCAGATGTTATTTATACCGATGTATGGACAAGTATGGGATTTGAATCAGAGCAAGCTGAACGTTTGAGCGCTTTTGCTGCTTTTCAAGTGAACGAAGAATTGCTAAAAAATGCAAAGCCAGATTATATCTTTTTACATTGTTTGCCGGCACATCGAGGAGAAGAGGTGTCTACAGATATTATCGATGGCATCCATTCTGCCGTATATGATCAAGCGGAAAATCGGTTGCATGTTCAAAAATCGGTGCTTGTCGCCACCATGTCCAATTCATAA
- the fabF gene encoding beta-ketoacyl-ACP synthase II translates to MEKRRVVVTGIGAVTPLGLDASSSWEGAISGKSGVGMLTRLDAEAFPMKVAAEINSFDPADYLDRKEARKMDRFTQFAVVSAKEALKDSGLMITEENANRVGVWIGSGIGGMETYENQFRTFLEKGQRRVSPFFVPMMIPDMASGQVSIYTGAKGPNSCSVTACASGTNSIGDAFKVIQRGDADAMIAGGSEAPITNMAVAGFCSAKAVTTSEDPTTASRPFDKNRSGFVMGEGAGILILESLESASARGAKIYAEVVGYGSTGDAHHVTAPAPEGEGGARSMQAALDDSGLAKEEISYINAHGTSTDLNDPYETKAIKTVFQNHAYNLAVSSTKSMTGHLLGAAGAVEAIFSVKALEQGIIPPTINLNEPDPECDLDYVPNKARQSDVTAVLSNSLGFGGHNATLIFKKWQQ, encoded by the coding sequence GTGGAAAAGCGACGTGTAGTAGTTACAGGAATTGGCGCAGTGACTCCGCTTGGACTAGATGCTTCTTCATCTTGGGAAGGAGCCATCTCAGGCAAGTCGGGAGTCGGAATGTTGACACGCTTAGATGCTGAAGCCTTCCCCATGAAAGTGGCAGCAGAAATCAATAGTTTTGATCCTGCTGACTATCTTGATCGAAAAGAAGCAAGGAAAATGGATCGATTTACACAATTTGCTGTAGTTTCAGCAAAGGAAGCACTTAAAGATTCTGGTCTTATGATTACTGAAGAAAATGCGAATCGTGTCGGTGTTTGGATTGGATCTGGAATTGGTGGCATGGAAACGTATGAGAATCAATTTCGTACATTTTTAGAAAAAGGACAGCGTCGAGTTAGTCCTTTCTTTGTCCCAATGATGATTCCAGATATGGCAAGTGGTCAAGTATCCATTTACACTGGAGCAAAAGGGCCTAATTCATGTTCAGTAACTGCCTGTGCTTCAGGAACAAACTCAATTGGTGATGCATTTAAAGTGATACAACGTGGTGATGCAGATGCGATGATTGCGGGTGGAAGTGAAGCTCCAATTACAAATATGGCGGTTGCTGGGTTCTGTTCGGCTAAAGCGGTAACCACTTCAGAAGATCCAACTACTGCGTCTCGTCCTTTTGATAAAAACCGCAGCGGGTTCGTTATGGGTGAAGGCGCAGGGATTCTTATTCTTGAAAGTTTAGAGTCTGCAAGTGCACGAGGTGCTAAAATTTATGCAGAAGTTGTTGGTTATGGATCAACGGGTGATGCACACCATGTAACTGCTCCTGCTCCAGAGGGGGAAGGTGGCGCAAGGTCAATGCAAGCCGCTCTGGATGATTCTGGCTTGGCGAAAGAAGAAATTAGTTATATTAATGCACATGGGACAAGTACTGATTTAAATGATCCTTATGAAACAAAAGCAATAAAAACAGTCTTTCAGAATCACGCTTATAATTTAGCTGTTAGTTCTACGAAATCGATGACTGGTCATTTGCTTGGTGCAGCGGGAGCAGTGGAGGCAATATTCTCTGTAAAGGCTTTAGAACAAGGGATCATTCCTCCTACCATCAATTTAAATGAACCTGATCCAGAATGCGACTTGGATTACGTACCAAATAAAGCGCGTCAGAGTGACGTTACAGCTGTTCTAAGCAATTCTCTCGGTTTCGGTGGTCATAATGCAACGTTAATTTTTAAAAAATGGCAACAATAA
- a CDS encoding IS3 family transposase (programmed frameshift), with amino-acid sequence MSKRIFTTFEQQQLESHPSVHHVSDRSISYSADFKVKAVRENLSGKGPTAIFLDHEFDLEVIGSDKPKECLKRWRSIYKSYGEEGFYTERRGKGSTGRPSSKVLTAEEKLKKAEARIALLEMENDFPKKARRTRKAGEEEALTLSESFQLIEQTIRKYQLKGMVTFLCEMAGVKRTSYYAWLSSEDKRIQREQCDEADYKLLNTLYEQGKKKDGGRQLKMKLEHDYGVTMNLKKIFRLTRKFHIQATIRRKNPYKQLAKATQEHKTCTNLVNRKFVQLPGAVLLTDITYLYLADGTKVYFSCVKDGTTREIVAHYLSTSLGMSIVYKTLQRLKDVSDGNLLPGALLHSDQGFHYTHPVYQKRVKKLGLTQSMSRRGNCLDNASMESFFGLFKDHVQAKACRTLFELKSKVEDFIDYYNSDRYQWGLKRMTPEQYRGHLLAA; translated from the exons ATGAGTAAACGAATTTTTACTACCTTTGAACAACAACAGTTAGAGAGTCATCCATCTGTTCATCATGTTTCTGATCGTTCAATTAGTTATTCAGCCGATTTTAAGGTGAAAGCTGTTCGAGAAAATCTTTCAGGAAAAGGACCAACGGCTATTTTTCTCGATCATGAATTTGATTTAGAGGTCATAGGTTCTGATAAACCTAAAGAATGTTTAAAACGATGGAGATCGATCTATAAAAGCTATGGAGAAGAGGGATTTTATACAGAGCGTCGGGGGAAGGGGAGCACAGGGCGTCCTTCTTCAAAAGTCTTAACGGCAGAAGAAAAATTAAAAAAAGCGGAAGCGCGTATAGCCCTCTTAGAGATGGAGAATGATTTTC CTAAAAAAGCTCGACGAACTAGAAAGGCAGGCGAAGAAGAAGCATTAACTCTATCAGAGTCGTTTCAGTTAATCGAACAAACCATTAGAAAATACCAGCTTAAAGGAATGGTCACCTTTCTTTGTGAAATGGCAGGAGTAAAACGTACAAGCTACTACGCGTGGTTATCATCTGAAGACAAGCGTATTCAACGTGAGCAATGTGATGAAGCAGATTACAAACTTCTTAATACCCTTTACGAACAAGGAAAGAAAAAAGATGGTGGACGTCAATTAAAGATGAAATTAGAGCATGATTATGGAGTAACGATGAACCTAAAGAAAATTTTCCGTCTAACCCGGAAGTTTCATATTCAAGCCACCATCCGTAGAAAAAATCCTTATAAACAATTGGCTAAAGCAACCCAAGAACACAAAACGTGTACAAACCTTGTTAATCGAAAGTTTGTTCAACTACCAGGTGCCGTCTTACTGACAGATATTACGTACTTATATTTGGCTGATGGAACAAAGGTCTATTTCTCATGTGTCAAAGACGGAACAACACGAGAAATAGTTGCGCATTATTTATCTACATCCTTAGGAATGAGCATTGTCTATAAGACTCTCCAGCGGTTAAAAGACGTTTCGGACGGAAATCTTCTCCCTGGTGCACTCCTTCATTCGGATCAAGGCTTTCATTACACACATCCTGTGTACCAAAAACGGGTAAAAAAACTTGGATTGACACAATCCATGTCTCGCAGAGGGAACTGCCTAGATAATGCATCAATGGAATCCTTCTTCGGACTTTTCAAAGATCACGTACAAGCTAAAGCGTGCAGGACGTTGTTTGAACTGAAAAGCAAAGTCGAAGACTTTATTGACTATTATAATTCTGATCGTTATCAATGGGGATTAAAAAGAATGACCCCGGAACAATACCGAGGTCATTTACTAGCTGCATAA
- a CDS encoding ComZ family protein, translated as MDNQERNMQFMQIAMKHIPEAKTLLENKGIEFSMEDIQPMLTLLMNVMNEAYELGKEDATTNE; from the coding sequence ATGGATAATCAAGAGCGAAATATGCAATTTATGCAAATTGCGATGAAACATATTCCGGAGGCAAAAACGTTACTGGAAAACAAAGGAATTGAATTTAGTATGGAAGATATACAACCAATGCTTACCTTGTTAATGAACGTAATGAATGAAGCCTATGAACTTGGCAAAGAGGATGCAACAACAAATGAGTGA
- a CDS encoding NAD-dependent epimerase/dehydratase family protein encodes MEKITILGGLGFLGSHLVRYLLDEGYQVTAVDSLETEFKDDQLELEMDFGRNASFSFVQKPLESYLLDPEGETVIYVANNEDEATVNAFIEKVPEHSFILFVSTTDVYKDYTAIEIDPITKYGQNMLKNEKKVLEVAKERHFSAMVLRLPTIYGVHHKLDLKIGNQSLAYREEGGRKESAFDLMYIDDVLEAIRLALKNAGTHILHLGSNEKDPWSDSDEHRYGLPTETAEKILGFVPKISLVEGLKRYKEEQKKWIRQKNMKSI; translated from the coding sequence TTGGAAAAAATAACGATTCTTGGCGGCCTTGGTTTTTTAGGCTCTCATTTAGTTAGATATCTTTTGGATGAAGGCTATCAAGTAACAGCCGTGGATTCGCTAGAGACTGAATTTAAGGATGATCAATTAGAATTGGAGATGGACTTTGGAAGGAATGCTTCTTTTTCATTTGTGCAAAAGCCATTAGAATCTTACTTACTAGATCCTGAAGGAGAAACGGTGATCTATGTAGCTAATAATGAAGACGAAGCAACAGTAAATGCGTTTATTGAAAAGGTTCCGGAACATTCATTTATACTCTTTGTATCAACAACAGACGTCTATAAGGATTATACGGCAATAGAAATTGACCCAATTACGAAGTACGGACAGAACATGCTCAAGAATGAAAAAAAAGTTTTGGAAGTGGCGAAGGAAAGACATTTTTCTGCTATGGTGCTCCGATTACCAACTATTTATGGTGTTCATCATAAGCTCGACCTGAAAATAGGAAATCAATCACTTGCATACCGGGAAGAAGGTGGAAGAAAAGAATCAGCTTTTGATTTAATGTATATTGACGATGTTCTGGAAGCAATAAGATTGGCTTTAAAGAATGCCGGTACTCATATACTTCACTTGGGGAGCAATGAGAAAGACCCTTGGAGCGACTCGGATGAACATCGTTATGGCTTACCTACTGAAACAGCAGAAAAAATCTTAGGGTTTGTACCAAAAATTAGTCTAGTTGAAGGTCTTAAACGTTATAAAGAAGAACAAAAAAAGTGGATACGACAAAAAAACATGAAGTCTATTTAA
- a CDS encoding acetyl-CoA hydrolase/transferase family protein, whose amino-acid sequence MTTLETEYNQKKAATAIDVLRHIKKESDIVVPIAVGEPRTLIEALPTYTGLEGNRLYQMLSLWPVITIEQDRLRIISMFLGSEERKAFREGKLDLLPNHFSDVPALLKEIVRSPVVMAQSSPMDEQGYFSLGTNADYVMSLISSGATVLLEVNNQMPYTYGENHIHLTQVMSFFESDCALPTAPPMPSRASDKKIGSFCADLIEDGSVIQIGFGAIPNAIMDDLHNHRHLTIHTEMIPDKIVDLIESGAVTNEHNPFSPGCMTATFAYGSKKLYSFMNQNEKVHLLPVERTNDSYQLSKIEQLITINAALEVDLLGQCNAEVISGKYYSSTGGQSDFGIGARKASRGRGIICLHASAKDGTISKIVPRLSEGAVVTTSKNDVDYVVTEYGVAKLRGKTVSERTTALIAIAHPQFREELKQEAERMGFLPLS is encoded by the coding sequence TTGACGACATTAGAGACAGAATACAATCAGAAAAAAGCAGCTACGGCAATAGACGTGCTTCGGCATATTAAAAAAGAGAGTGATATTGTTGTTCCCATTGCTGTTGGTGAACCAAGAACGCTTATTGAAGCACTGCCCACATATACAGGACTCGAGGGCAACCGTTTATACCAGATGCTGTCTCTTTGGCCTGTTATTACAATTGAACAAGACAGGCTTAGAATTATTTCTATGTTTTTAGGAAGTGAAGAGAGAAAAGCTTTTCGAGAAGGGAAGCTTGATTTATTACCCAATCATTTTTCTGACGTTCCTGCATTGTTGAAAGAAATTGTACGTAGTCCAGTGGTGATGGCTCAAAGCTCACCTATGGATGAGCAAGGCTATTTTTCATTAGGAACAAATGCCGATTATGTTATGAGTCTAATTTCCTCTGGAGCAACTGTCCTTTTAGAAGTAAACAATCAAATGCCATATACATATGGGGAAAACCATATCCATCTCACACAAGTAATGAGTTTTTTTGAGAGTGATTGTGCTTTGCCGACTGCTCCACCAATGCCAAGCAGAGCTTCTGATAAAAAGATTGGCTCTTTCTGTGCTGATTTAATAGAAGATGGTTCTGTTATTCAAATTGGCTTTGGAGCTATACCAAATGCGATTATGGACGATTTACATAACCATCGTCATTTGACCATTCATACAGAAATGATCCCAGATAAAATTGTTGATTTAATCGAAAGTGGCGCTGTGACGAATGAGCATAATCCATTTTCACCTGGATGCATGACGGCTACTTTTGCATATGGGAGTAAAAAGCTCTATTCCTTTATGAATCAAAATGAGAAGGTTCATCTTTTACCTGTTGAAAGAACAAATGATAGTTATCAACTTTCAAAAATTGAACAATTAATAACGATTAATGCTGCACTTGAAGTGGATTTGCTTGGCCAATGTAATGCAGAAGTTATTTCCGGAAAATATTATTCTTCAACAGGTGGGCAATCAGATTTTGGAATTGGGGCGAGAAAAGCTAGTCGAGGTAGGGGAATCATTTGCCTTCATGCTAGTGCAAAAGATGGAACGATTTCTAAAATTGTACCGAGACTTTCTGAAGGGGCTGTTGTCACAACCTCAAAGAACGATGTGGATTATGTGGTGACAGAGTATGGAGTTGCTAAATTAAGAGGCAAAACAGTTTCTGAACGAACAACAGCGCTTATTGCAATTGCACACCCACAATTCAGAGAAGAACTTAAACAAGAGGCGGAAAGAATGGGTTTCTTACCACTCAGTTAA
- a CDS encoding beta-ketoacyl-ACP synthase III — MAKAGMLGMGRYVPDKRVTNHDLEQFLDTSDEWIRTRTGIEERRFAEELETSDMAYYAAVKALESAEVKAEEIDLILVATVTPDMPFPSVSSMVQHRLEAKNAAAMDISAACAGFIYGIATAQQFIETGAYKHVLVIGVEKLTKFVDMDDRNTAVLFGDGAGACVMGPVSEDKGILAFDLGSDGSGGKHINKQGDFLEMNGREVFKFAVRQMGDASMRVLDKAGLTKEDVDFLVPHQANIRIMEASRERLELPKEKMSVTVNKFGNTSSASIPMAMVEELENGKIKDGDVLVLVGFGAGLVWGSLALRWGR; from the coding sequence ATGGCAAAAGCAGGGATGCTTGGCATGGGACGCTATGTGCCAGATAAACGGGTGACTAATCATGATCTCGAGCAATTTTTAGATACATCAGATGAATGGATTAGAACGCGGACTGGGATTGAAGAAAGACGTTTTGCCGAAGAGCTGGAAACGTCAGATATGGCTTATTATGCAGCAGTAAAAGCACTAGAATCTGCGGAAGTAAAGGCTGAAGAAATCGATTTGATTTTAGTAGCTACTGTTACGCCAGACATGCCTTTTCCTAGTGTATCTTCGATGGTTCAACATCGCTTAGAGGCAAAAAATGCAGCAGCTATGGATATAAGTGCTGCTTGTGCGGGTTTTATTTATGGCATTGCGACAGCACAACAGTTTATTGAAACAGGTGCGTACAAACATGTCCTCGTTATTGGTGTTGAAAAATTGACGAAGTTTGTGGATATGGATGATCGTAATACCGCCGTTTTATTTGGGGATGGTGCTGGAGCGTGTGTGATGGGTCCTGTATCAGAAGACAAAGGAATTCTAGCATTTGATCTTGGCTCTGATGGATCTGGCGGGAAGCACATTAATAAACAAGGTGATTTTCTCGAAATGAATGGGCGTGAAGTCTTTAAGTTTGCCGTAAGACAGATGGGAGATGCATCAATGCGCGTCCTTGACAAAGCAGGCTTAACAAAAGAAGATGTTGACTTTCTTGTTCCTCATCAAGCAAACATTAGAATTATGGAAGCTTCACGAGAGCGATTAGAGTTGCCTAAAGAGAAAATGTCAGTAACCGTTAATAAATTTGGAAATACATCTTCTGCCTCTATACCAATGGCTATGGTGGAGGAATTAGAAAATGGCAAGATAAAAGATGGCGATGTCCTTGTATTAGTCGGTTTTGGTGCAGGTCTCGTCTGGGGCTCATTGGCACTACGCTGGGGCCGTTAA
- a CDS encoding peptide chain release factor 3, producing METTVKDQIQSRRTFAIISHPDAGKTTLTEKLLLFGGAIREAGTVKGRKNAKHAMSDWMDIEKQRGISVTSSVLEFLYDGYHVNILDTPGHEDFSEDTYRTLTAADSAAMLIDAAKGVEAQTKKLFKVCKLRGIPIFTFINKLDRQGRDPFDLMEELENLLGIRSYPMGWPIGMGQSFKAVYDRVNKKLELYNPNNPKEIDIIQLTGADDPKLDEVIQDEQLVSQFREELELLDVAGDAYDKDRIDKGDLTPIFFGSAISSFGVQTFLEHYLNLSPAPTTRESSIGPIDPMERKSFSGFIFKVQANMNAKHRDRVAFLRITSGTFKRGMTVKHVRTNKPLKLSQPTQFLAQSRSIVDEAYAGDIIGLFDPGTFRIGDTLVEGEAFEFSEMPHFSPEHFAAITVKEALKHKSYEKGLQQLTEEGAIQLFRTYNKFVEQQIVGVVGVLQFEVLEHRLKGEYNVDIQMDRQPFSFARWIDGDEAALKTFKEKQRNLVTDRENRLVALFENEFQMRTAKDKYPELQFYENSFYQKTVE from the coding sequence ATGGAAACAACAGTAAAAGACCAAATACAATCACGACGGACATTTGCAATTATATCGCATCCAGATGCCGGGAAAACGACGCTCACAGAGAAGCTTCTTCTTTTTGGGGGTGCCATTCGTGAAGCAGGGACGGTTAAAGGGCGAAAAAATGCCAAGCACGCGATGAGTGATTGGATGGATATAGAAAAACAACGGGGGATCTCTGTCACAAGTTCCGTTTTAGAATTCTTATATGATGGTTATCACGTAAATATTTTAGATACACCTGGACACGAGGATTTTTCTGAAGATACGTACCGAACATTAACAGCCGCAGACTCTGCAGCCATGTTAATTGATGCCGCGAAAGGTGTAGAAGCACAAACTAAGAAATTATTTAAAGTATGTAAACTACGTGGCATTCCGATATTCACTTTCATTAATAAATTGGACCGTCAAGGACGTGACCCGTTTGATTTAATGGAAGAGCTTGAAAATCTACTTGGAATTCGCTCTTATCCAATGGGTTGGCCAATCGGTATGGGTCAATCTTTTAAAGCTGTTTATGACCGTGTGAATAAGAAGTTAGAACTGTATAATCCTAATAACCCTAAAGAAATTGACATAATTCAACTAACTGGAGCCGATGACCCAAAACTTGATGAAGTCATTCAAGACGAACAACTTGTCTCACAGTTCCGTGAAGAATTAGAGTTACTTGATGTTGCAGGAGATGCATACGATAAAGACCGAATTGATAAAGGTGACTTAACACCGATCTTTTTTGGCTCAGCTATATCAAGCTTTGGTGTACAAACTTTTCTTGAACATTACTTAAATCTTTCTCCAGCACCTACAACTAGAGAAAGCTCCATTGGGCCTATTGATCCAATGGAAAGAAAAAGCTTTTCCGGTTTCATATTTAAAGTTCAAGCAAATATGAATGCAAAACACCGTGATCGCGTAGCATTTTTAAGAATCACTTCCGGCACATTTAAGCGTGGTATGACCGTTAAACATGTTCGGACCAATAAGCCACTTAAACTCTCCCAGCCTACACAGTTCCTTGCTCAAAGCCGTAGTATTGTTGATGAGGCCTACGCTGGTGATATTATTGGTCTATTTGATCCGGGTACTTTTCGCATTGGCGACACACTTGTGGAAGGCGAAGCTTTTGAGTTCAGTGAAATGCCTCACTTTTCACCGGAGCATTTTGCAGCTATTACTGTAAAAGAAGCATTAAAACATAAATCCTATGAAAAAGGGTTGCAGCAATTAACGGAAGAAGGCGCGATCCAACTGTTTCGCACGTATAATAAATTTGTTGAACAACAAATCGTTGGTGTAGTTGGAGTGCTTCAATTTGAAGTACTTGAACACCGCTTAAAAGGGGAGTACAATGTCGACATTCAAATGGACCGCCAACCTTTCTCTTTTGCTCGATGGATTGATGGAGATGAAGCTGCTTTAAAAACATTTAAAGAAAAGCAAAGAAACCTTGTTACGGATCGTGAGAACAGGTTAGTCGCTTTATTTGAAAATGAATTCCAAATGAGGACTGCAAAAGATAAATACCCAGAGCTCCAATTTTATGAGAATTCCTTTTACCAAAAAACCGTTGAATAA